The DNA sequence AAACGATGTTTATCGGTCTATCTTGAGCTCCTCGGGAGGGCATCTGACGTTCGCTTCGATTGAATGGAATGTTCCCAAAGAGCGGCAAGGGTTCGATCGTTTTCCCCGTGAGTCGATGGAGGCGCTCCTGGTAGTCAGGGTTGCTGGTCGCAACGGATGCTGCGCGACGAAGATGCTTTGCGAGCAATCTCATTTGTAACCAGCCAAGAACGCGCTCTTTGAACTTACTTTCTATGCTAAGACCGCACCAGATCTCATGGCACATCCAGTGGATTTTTTGCCGGTTGAAAGTGCTTTCCAAATGGCGCAGCAGATCAAAGGGCAGTCCCTTGTGATGATAAGCAAAGGGGACATATTGCAAAACTACTTGATATGAGCCGAGGCCTTGTAAAGTTCTTTGCAGAAACACCGCTTTGTCTTTTGTTGGCATCGTGGCGCACAACCGCAGAGTCTGTATGCCGCTTTGCAGCTCATCTTGGATATCGCCGACATGTTGATCAAACAATGCAAACATTCGGCAATTGGCCCCGCGCTGCTGTAGCTCGGTAGCCAACACTCTGGTGTAATCTCCGACGCCATCTTTGCCAGGCTCCAAGCATCCGCAGATGAAAACAATCGTCGTTTTAGAGCGTAGGCTCACCTGATCAATTTGTCCTTAATATAGGGAATCAAAACCATGCCCGGGTTCTGAATGCCCAATGAGAAATGCCGGACCTTATCGCGCATTGTTGGCGTTGGTGCTTGGTGTGGCAGGTATTCTTTACCAAAAATATTCAGCCAGCAGGCTTTCGTTTCGTCCTGACAAATATCGTTCAGCGTTTCCGACTTGGATTGCGGATGAAAACGATAGTAGCCCATAAATCGGTTAAGCAGCTTAATGGGATGTTTTTGATAAATGCGGCAAAAGAAATCGAGATCCAGTGCGAACTTAAGCCCGGCATTGAAGCCCCCTAATTCATAAAAAACTTCTCGCCGCCAGAAGGCGGTTTCGGAGTTAATGGTGTAGACATTCTTTTCGGGGTCGAAGGCTCGGCTGCAAGTCCAGCCAGCTATCCGATCATGGGCGTCGATCAATATACGATGCCCGTGAACCAGCATTAGATTTGCATCATGATTGAGCGACTGAACTGCATTCGATGCCGCGTCGGGGGCGAGCATGTCATCGCTGTTCAGGAAGGAAACATAGCGCCCTCTGGCAACGGAAGCTCCTTCGTTGATGGCGGCCGACTGCCCATCGTCCGGGTGGCTGCGCCAATGCGCGAGCGCACCGCTATAGTGGTCGATGATGTCTCGAGATTGGTCTGTGCTGCCTGCGTCTAAGACGATGCACTCGACGGAAGGATGAGTTTGGCACAACACTGAGCGTATGGCTGCCTCGAGAAACTCGCCTTGGTTATAGCTGGGTATGATCACCGAAACATCCGGCTGGGCTGAAGCCGCGGACTCAACGCTGACTGGGCAACTAAATGGCCAAGCATTTCGTTGAGAAAAAACTGGGATGTCAGTTGCCATATCAGTTCATCATTTCGCGGTAAATCTCGATGGTTTGACGTGCATGTTTGCTCAGGTCGAAATGCGCCTCAGCATGATCACGTGCATGTTGCTTGAGCTCGATACGTTCTTCCTTTCGCGTGCCAATAAAGTTCTCAATCTTACGTTGATAAGCTTCGGCTGAGAGGTCGTCGGTGAGCAAGCCAGTGCGATTATTAATGACCATCTCGGTGACACCGCCCACGGGATTGGCGATGACGGGTGTCCCGCATGCAAGGCTTTCTTGAATGGTTAATGGTAGGTTGTCTGCGCGTGATGCAAACAGTAGGGCGTCGGCAGCGCGATAGGCTTGCACCTTTGCGTCATCGCTGGTCAGGAGGCCTAGTGCCTTAACGGGAATCTGCTGGTTCAGCTTAGGCCGTATATCACCGCCGCCGAAGGTGATGACTTGTATCTGCGCCATTAGTTCATCCGATAAGCGATTGAGTGCATCACAGATGATCGTCTGCGGTTTGCGCGGATCATCCAGATTGGCGCTGCTGAGTAAAAAGACAATGCGGCTAGCCTCAATGCCAAGCGCTTGGCGGGCATGATTCTGATCGGCGGGCGCATAGGTATTGGTATTAATTCCGTATGGTAGAACCGAAACCGGAATGTGTTTGGCAATGCTTTTCTGCACGCAATCTGCGAGCCATTGACTGGGGGTAATGATGTGTAACCTGGCTCGCGAAAGCGACCAGCGTTTTAGTTTCCACTCGATAGCAGTCCAATCATGCTTCACTCCAGGATAGACGCCGAGGTGGGGGCAGGCACCGCAACCGGTTTGCCAGCGACCGCAGTCCATGCTGAATGCACAATGTCCGGTAAATGGCCACATGTCATGCAGGGTCCACACGACTGGCTTTGCATTGCAAAGCTTGGGCAGCGCCAGAAAATTGAAATAAGCCGGATGCAGGTTGTGCATATGTATGACATCTGCCTGCTGGGCGAACTCACCGCTGATCTGTGAGAATGTGCTGAGGCGACCGGCACCAATGGTCATGCGGTCCTTCAAGGGACGTTCCAGCAGCCGATCGATGGTAGGACTGGAAACCACTTGGTAGTCATCTAGCCGCACTTGGTCGGGTGCGGTTTTGATTAGCCAGTTTACATCAATATTCAATGTCCTCAAGCCATCGGCCAGGCGCTCGGCGGCGATGGTAGCGCCGCCTCCACCGGTCCGCGTATGGTTAATGAATAAGGCCTTCATTTATTACCCTATACCGCTTCAATCGCGGTGATGTATTGCTTGGCCATACTTACGTCCGTGTAGGGGCTGGCCTGCATGGCTCGGTGAATGCTTTCAGCGCGCTGAGGCAGGGCTTCCACGGATTGGGAAAGTCGGAGAAGGATCTTAGTTAACTGAATAGGTGCAGCTTTATCGGTGATTAAATCAGGCGCATGCTCTTGAACGAAACCCAAGGCATCGCCAATACCGGGATATACGACCGGTATACAACCGCGACTCATTGCCTCAAGTAAAGACATTGGCATGCCTTCGTAATTTGAAGTCATTAGGATGGCGTGAGATTCGTCCATCAGCTTCCACACTTCGCCTCGAGGCAAGGGGCCAGTGATCTCGACTCGTGACTTTGCAGTGCAGAGTTCGCGAGTCAACTTATCCGCAAGCGGACCTTCGCCGACAATCTTTAGCGTAAAATCGACGCCTTGATCCAATAGCCGATTCGCAATTTCAATTAGATCACTAGCGCGCTTCTGTTTGTCTTCCAGACGTCCGCACCAAATAAGTTTAAGGGGAGCGGAGAGAGACTTTTTTGGTGATCTTTCTGGCACCGTCACCCCGTTGGTGATGACGGGAGTGGTCTGATTCTCCGTGCCAAAGCAAAATTCGCGCGATTGTTGGCTTACAGCAATGGTTGGGCACCAAACATCTTTGTAGGCCAGCCAGCGAGTACGATTGGACTCATCGGGGGCGTGAATCACGCCTACTTGAGTGACTGCCGGAAGCATCTGCGGTTGTAGCAATGTGAGATGCCCGCACAGATAATTGACCGGTGCCTCCGAGTTCAGCAAGGTGCGCAGTTTGCGCTCTTGGTAGGCGAGCTGGATGCGTGACCAGTCACGGCCCCGGGGGAAGAGCACGCGAAAAAAATTGGGCAGGTGCGGTATCGTTTTACATGGCGCAAAGAATGCTTGCGCTTCTGGCGAGATTTGGCGGTCAAATGTGATGAACTCGCAATCGTGGCCCAGCGTCTTTAATCCGTTGGCCAAAAAGTAATGGACTGAGTCCACGCCGGTTGGCTGCTGGGGAGATACTGCCAGTAAAAATCGCATTGATGACTTAGTAGCTGAATCGCGCTTTGAGTCGAAGTATCGGACGCTCAAAGCAATGCCACGATATGGCCGCGATCGCCAAAGTGAAACATGTCCACAGGGCGACGAATAGCCAGGAGTCGGCAATGCTCTCCTGTATGCCAGTCATCGAAATGAACTTGTAGAGAAACAGCAGGGACATGAACTGGTAGAGGTATATGCCGTAGCTAATTTTACCTACATACATCAGGGGTTTCCATTGGAAGACTTTGGAGAGCAGCGATGGTTTTTCCGTAGGTTGTGCAGCCCAAAAAACCACACCCATGAACACGACGCTTGTAGCCCAGTAGCCTAGTGTGCCCAGTTGGTGGGGGATTACGGGTGCGAGTTTACTGAAGGCGTAAAGTGTGACCCCGGCTAGTATCAGCACACGATAATTCCTGTTCAGCCAGTTTCCAAGTTTCTGCTGCTGGTTAAACTCAATTTGAGCGAGTAGCGCTCCACCGATCAGCGCATCAAATTGGCTGGTAGGTAAATTTCGCACGGAGATATAGTCCCATCCAGCATTGAGAAGCAGCCAGCGCGAGACTACTGCAAATACAATAAGCCCAAGGCTTATTTTGAATAATTTGCCTGACGGAATCAGAATGACGATCCATGGCCAGATGAGGTAAAACTGCTCCTCAATGCATAGGCTCCATAGGTGTCCTAAATAATCATAGCTAGCCTGCGGGTTTGCTGCTTCGACAATATTGAAGACATAGAAAATGGAACTGATCAGCGCCTCCGCTGAAAAACCGACCCCCAGTATGAGGCACACGATCAGCATCGCGTAATAAGGAGGAAATATGCGCAAAAACCGACGGGCAAAGAATGACTTCAAAACCTTTCCTGACGATGTATGCGCGTCCTTGGCTTGGAGAAGTATGGCAGTAATCAGGTAACCGCTGATCACAAAAAAACACTGCACGCCAAGGCTCCCCAGTGGCAACAAATGGGCGATCGCACTGCCGGGCAGGTAGTGGTCAATCAATACACCTGTTACGGCGAATGCTCGCAGGCTATCGAGTTTCGGTTTGTGCTTCAATTGAGTATTGGCGTTATGGCTTGTTTAAGTGATGCCATGCTCGAATCGATGGTGCTTTGGTAGAGGCTCTTCGCCGCGAGAGATAGCGTAGCCAGCTTGCCTGGGGTCTCAAATAAACGGATGATCGCATCTGCCATTTCAGTTGATGAATCCACGGTGATGAAAGCCTGGTTGTCGGTAGTTTGCGGCAGCCCTTGTGCTCCGTGTTGTGTCGTGATCAAGGGGCGGGCAAAGCACAGCGCTTCAGCGGACTTAATACTCAATCCCGAACCGGCGCGAGCTGGATTGATGACCAAGTCCGATGCCTCATAGGCATCACGGAGAGACTCCACGTGGCCCAATCGTTTTACGTTGAGAGCGCTAAGTTCCAACTGACAAATGGAACCGGCCAAGTTCAACTGCAATTCTGGAGCTTTGCGCAAAAGTATTGGCCACACTTGCTCGAGAAACCACGCGAGTGCCTGCTCGTTGATCGTGTTTCTTCCGCCAATGTAAAGCAATGTCTTTAAAGTCATTGGGGGAGGTAAAGGCGTAGGGGTGGCTAAATGTTGCACCGTATGAACCGGAACTTGCTGCCCAGCGATTCGCTCTAGCGATTCACGTTCGTGCTCCTGAATGGCGATAATCGATTGTGCGCGTTGCAGGCCTTTGCGCTCTTGCGCCTCGTTGGTAAAAAACCACTCGGCATGCAGGCCGGCTTTAATGAACTTCTTATGCCGATTGGAAAACAGATCGTGGGTATCGATGACGCGATGAGTGCTAGCGGGAAACGCTTCAAATGCTTTGGAAAAGAACACGTATTCTACCATAACTGCATCGGGCTTAATGCGTTGGTTGATTTCCCGTAAGTGAGGCAGTAGGGCGTCGTTGAAAAAATAATCTATCGGCATGACGCCAAGCCCATGCGCGGCCAGCGGGCTCGTGATTTTGTCTGGCATGGGAATGCCGGCAATGCGGATTTTCTTCCAGGGCTTATCGTATGGCGTCACGTGCAACCGCTCTCTCCAGTATGAATGCATTGCCTTTTCATCACCGGATTGAAAAGGGATATGGCAGAAGTGAACCTCAATACCCATGGCCTCAATTGCCTTGGCTAGCGTTAGGATGCGCTGTGCGTTCCCAAAGCCTTCGGGATGCGTAGGAACGGGCGAGACTATGAGTAAGCGCTTCAAAACTTATGGCGGTATCGGACGATTGCATACAGCAAGCCGACGCGGAAATAGGCTTGGCAGGCGCGCGATAGT is a window from the Cerasicoccus sp. TK19100 genome containing:
- a CDS encoding glycosyltransferase family 2 protein, which gives rise to MATDIPVFSQRNAWPFSCPVSVESAASAQPDVSVIIPSYNQGEFLEAAIRSVLCQTHPSVECIVLDAGSTDQSRDIIDHYSGALAHWRSHPDDGQSAAINEGASVARGRYVSFLNSDDMLAPDAASNAVQSLNHDANLMLVHGHRILIDAHDRIAGWTCSRAFDPEKNVYTINSETAFWRREVFYELGGFNAGLKFALDLDFFCRIYQKHPIKLLNRFMGYYRFHPQSKSETLNDICQDETKACWLNIFGKEYLPHQAPTPTMRDKVRHFSLGIQNPGMVLIPYIKDKLIR
- a CDS encoding glycosyltransferase, with amino-acid sequence MKALFINHTRTGGGGATIAAERLADGLRTLNIDVNWLIKTAPDQVRLDDYQVVSSPTIDRLLERPLKDRMTIGAGRLSTFSQISGEFAQQADVIHMHNLHPAYFNFLALPKLCNAKPVVWTLHDMWPFTGHCAFSMDCGRWQTGCGACPHLGVYPGVKHDWTAIEWKLKRWSLSRARLHIITPSQWLADCVQKSIAKHIPVSVLPYGINTNTYAPADQNHARQALGIEASRIVFLLSSANLDDPRKPQTIICDALNRLSDELMAQIQVITFGGGDIRPKLNQQIPVKALGLLTSDDAKVQAYRAADALLFASRADNLPLTIQESLACGTPVIANPVGGVTEMVINNRTGLLTDDLSAEAYQRKIENFIGTRKEERIELKQHARDHAEAHFDLSKHARQTIEIYREMMN
- a CDS encoding glycosyltransferase family 4 protein translates to MRFLLAVSPQQPTGVDSVHYFLANGLKTLGHDCEFITFDRQISPEAQAFFAPCKTIPHLPNFFRVLFPRGRDWSRIQLAYQERKLRTLLNSEAPVNYLCGHLTLLQPQMLPAVTQVGVIHAPDESNRTRWLAYKDVWCPTIAVSQQSREFCFGTENQTTPVITNGVTVPERSPKKSLSAPLKLIWCGRLEDKQKRASDLIEIANRLLDQGVDFTLKIVGEGPLADKLTRELCTAKSRVEITGPLPRGEVWKLMDESHAILMTSNYEGMPMSLLEAMSRGCIPVVYPGIGDALGFVQEHAPDLITDKAAPIQLTKILLRLSQSVEALPQRAESIHRAMQASPYTDVSMAKQYITAIEAV
- a CDS encoding acyltransferase family protein, with amino-acid sequence MKHKPKLDSLRAFAVTGVLIDHYLPGSAIAHLLPLGSLGVQCFFVISGYLITAILLQAKDAHTSSGKVLKSFFARRFLRIFPPYYAMLIVCLILGVGFSAEALISSIFYVFNIVEAANPQASYDYLGHLWSLCIEEQFYLIWPWIVILIPSGKLFKISLGLIVFAVVSRWLLLNAGWDYISVRNLPTSQFDALIGGALLAQIEFNQQQKLGNWLNRNYRVLILAGVTLYAFSKLAPVIPHQLGTLGYWATSVVFMGVVFWAAQPTEKPSLLSKVFQWKPLMYVGKISYGIYLYQFMSLLFLYKFISMTGIQESIADSWLFVALWTCFTLAIAAISWHCFERPILRLKARFSY
- a CDS encoding glycosyltransferase produces the protein MGIEVHFCHIPFQSGDEKAMHSYWRERLHVTPYDKPWKKIRIAGIPMPDKITSPLAAHGLGVMPIDYFFNDALLPHLREINQRIKPDAVMVEYVFFSKAFEAFPASTHRVIDTHDLFSNRHKKFIKAGLHAEWFFTNEAQERKGLQRAQSIIAIQEHERESLERIAGQQVPVHTVQHLATPTPLPPPMTLKTLLYIGGRNTINEQALAWFLEQVWPILLRKAPELQLNLAGSICQLELSALNVKRLGHVESLRDAYEASDLVINPARAGSGLSIKSAEALCFARPLITTQHGAQGLPQTTDNQAFITVDSSTEMADAIIRLFETPGKLATLSLAAKSLYQSTIDSSMASLKQAITPILN